In Edaphobacter dinghuensis, a genomic segment contains:
- the rpoB gene encoding DNA-directed RNA polymerase subunit beta, with protein MSGQSNNSEMRAIRSRLDFSKIPTAIQIPNLIEVQRRSYERFLQMDKLPQEREDNGLQSVFTSVFPITDFRNVSELEFVDFSIGNWECKCGYLKGLNHLRTACSHCGHMVITDPFHPGDVLCNFCGTYNKNTPDFCTKCGDPVGLQLKYDQAECEERGMTYSAPLKVTIRLKIYDKDPETGVKSLRDMKEQEVFFGDIPLMSQNGTFIVNGTERVIVSQLHRSPGVFFETANNRTYFLGKIIPYRGSWVEFEYDQKNTLYVRIDRKRKFLGTIFLRALGLRTDEEILKTFYTVDTINVKEGKLSWKVAPEGTPTNLQGTRPAAAITVKGEEIAPATRKISAHSLKGLRSHKIEQVEVETSEFDGAMTASDVVDLSTGELLYEANQELTADKLHKILQSGVTSFEVFFPERDDVGNIITNTLRRDSVRKPEEALIEIYRKLRPGDPPTLDTATALFEGMFFDPRKYDFSRVGRLKFNIKLYENQDATGLDNRTLTPEDFYGTIRYLLKLRKNIGVVDDIDHLGNRRVRAVGELMENQFRIGLVRMERAIKEKMSVYQEMSTAMPHDLINAKPVMAAIREFFGSSQLSQFMDQTNPLSEITHKRRLSALGPGGLSRERAGFEVRDVHPTHYGRICPIETPEGPNIGLISSLSCFARINEYGFIESPYRRVKDGKALDFVSVVNAGESGLRQGDYLEIGEARKLNEQLKKDKKRTMDLAPFSFYLSAWEEDRHTIAQANIELDEHLNIVQDIVDARRQGNFVLVNKAEVDYVDVSPKQLVSVAASLVPFLEHDDANRALMGANMQRQSVPLLVAEAPFVGTGMEGVTARDSGAVILAKRNGIIDSVDSERIIVRVEGEHHPTQLSREVGSDIYQLTKFKRSNQNTCINQKPIVRKGDRVVKGQVIADGPCTEQGELGLGRNVLVAFMPWRGYNFEDAILISEKLVREDYYTSIHIEEFEIEARDTKLGPEEITRDIPNVSEHALRDLDESGIIRIGAKISHNDILVGKVTPKGETQLTPEEKLLRAIFGEKAGDVRDASLTCPPGIEGTVVDVRIFSRKGQEKDERAKQIEQEQIEKLERNLADEIRILTDERLKRLEAILGAKEVLADLHDERTNKKLLNKGDILDRDTIELISTRNLKRIRYADKDPRVNEQIDEIEEMTSRQIDVLRKITNEKIGKMSKGDELSPGVIKMVKVYIAMKRKLSVGDKMAGRHGNKGVIARILPEEDMPYLPDGTPVEIVLNPLGVPSRMNVGQILETHLGWAAHELGKQVAEIAATHTEASEVRELFKARFANTAALNQLLDLDDEQTLRVAAGMKRGIWFGTAVFDGAREGEIKALLKAAGLPSSGKSLLHDGMTGDEFEQPATVGYIYMLKLSHLVDDKIHARSIGPYSLITQQPLGGKAQFGGQRFGEMEVWALEAYGAAYILQELLTAKSDDVFGRTKIYEAIVKGEAAIEPGVPESFNVLIRELQSLCLDVELIKQSDQKKLPVPEIAAAD; from the coding sequence ATGTCTGGTCAGTCCAACAACAGCGAAATGCGCGCGATCCGCAGCCGTCTCGATTTTTCCAAAATCCCAACCGCAATCCAGATTCCCAACCTCATCGAGGTTCAGCGCCGCAGCTACGAGCGCTTCCTGCAGATGGACAAGCTTCCCCAGGAGCGCGAGGACAATGGCCTGCAGTCGGTCTTTACCTCGGTCTTCCCGATCACGGACTTCCGCAACGTCTCCGAGCTCGAGTTCGTCGACTTCTCCATCGGCAACTGGGAGTGCAAGTGCGGCTACCTCAAGGGTCTCAACCACCTGCGTACCGCCTGCTCGCACTGCGGTCACATGGTCATCACCGATCCCTTCCATCCCGGCGATGTACTCTGCAACTTCTGCGGAACCTACAACAAGAACACCCCTGACTTCTGCACCAAGTGCGGCGACCCCGTCGGCCTGCAGCTGAAGTACGACCAGGCAGAGTGCGAAGAGCGCGGCATGACCTACTCTGCACCGCTCAAGGTCACCATCCGTCTCAAGATCTACGACAAGGACCCCGAGACCGGCGTCAAGAGCCTGCGCGACATGAAGGAGCAGGAAGTCTTCTTCGGCGACATACCGCTGATGAGCCAGAACGGCACCTTCATCGTCAACGGCACCGAGCGCGTCATCGTCTCGCAGCTCCACCGTTCGCCCGGCGTCTTCTTCGAGACGGCGAACAACCGTACCTACTTCCTCGGCAAGATCATCCCCTACCGCGGCAGCTGGGTCGAGTTCGAGTACGACCAGAAGAACACTCTCTATGTCCGCATCGACCGCAAGCGCAAGTTCCTCGGCACCATCTTCCTGCGCGCCCTCGGCCTGCGTACCGACGAAGAAATTCTCAAGACCTTCTACACCGTTGACACCATCAACGTGAAGGAAGGCAAGCTGAGCTGGAAGGTCGCCCCCGAGGGCACACCGACCAACCTGCAGGGCACGCGTCCTGCCGCCGCCATCACGGTCAAGGGCGAAGAGATTGCACCGGCAACCCGCAAGATCTCGGCGCACTCGCTCAAGGGTCTGCGCAGCCACAAGATCGAGCAGGTCGAGGTTGAGACCAGCGAGTTCGACGGCGCGATGACCGCCTCCGATGTCGTCGATCTCTCCACCGGCGAGCTGCTCTACGAGGCCAATCAGGAGTTGACCGCCGACAAGCTGCACAAGATCCTCCAGTCCGGCGTCACCAGCTTCGAGGTCTTCTTCCCCGAGCGCGACGACGTGGGCAACATCATCACCAACACCCTGCGCCGCGACTCCGTGCGCAAGCCTGAGGAAGCTCTCATCGAGATCTACCGCAAGCTGCGTCCCGGCGACCCACCGACGCTCGACACCGCGACCGCGCTCTTCGAAGGCATGTTCTTCGATCCGCGCAAGTACGATTTCTCGCGCGTAGGCCGTCTCAAGTTCAACATCAAGCTCTACGAGAACCAGGACGCCACCGGCCTCGACAATCGCACCCTGACCCCCGAGGACTTCTACGGCACCATTCGCTATCTCCTCAAGCTGCGCAAGAACATCGGCGTGGTGGATGACATCGATCACCTTGGCAACCGCCGCGTCCGCGCTGTCGGCGAGCTGATGGAGAACCAGTTCCGCATCGGCCTCGTCCGCATGGAACGCGCCATCAAGGAAAAGATGTCGGTCTATCAGGAGATGTCGACGGCGATGCCGCACGACCTCATCAACGCGAAGCCAGTCATGGCCGCGATTCGTGAGTTCTTCGGCTCCTCGCAGCTCTCGCAGTTCATGGACCAGACCAACCCGCTCTCCGAGATCACCCACAAGCGCCGCCTGTCGGCCCTTGGACCCGGTGGTCTGTCGCGTGAGCGCGCTGGCTTTGAAGTCCGCGACGTGCACCCCACTCACTACGGCCGCATCTGCCCGATCGAGACGCCGGAAGGCCCGAACATCGGTCTGATCTCGTCGCTCTCCTGCTTTGCCCGCATCAACGAGTACGGCTTCATCGAGTCTCCCTACCGCCGCGTCAAGGACGGCAAGGCGCTCGACTTCGTCTCCGTCGTCAATGCTGGCGAGTCCGGTCTGCGGCAGGGCGACTACCTCGAGATCGGCGAAGCCCGCAAGCTGAACGAGCAGTTGAAGAAGGACAAGAAGCGCACCATGGATCTTGCTCCCTTCAGCTTCTATCTCTCGGCGTGGGAAGAGGACCGTCACACCATCGCGCAGGCCAACATCGAGCTCGATGAGCACCTGAACATCGTTCAGGACATTGTCGATGCCCGCCGTCAGGGTAACTTCGTGCTCGTCAACAAGGCCGAAGTCGACTACGTTGACGTCTCCCCGAAACAGCTTGTATCCGTTGCGGCGAGTCTTGTTCCGTTCCTCGAGCACGACGACGCGAACCGCGCCTTGATGGGCGCCAACATGCAACGCCAGTCGGTGCCGTTGTTGGTCGCTGAGGCTCCGTTCGTGGGAACCGGTATGGAGGGCGTCACCGCTCGCGACTCCGGCGCCGTCATTCTGGCCAAGCGTAACGGCATCATCGATTCGGTCGACTCCGAGCGCATCATCGTTCGTGTCGAAGGCGAGCACCACCCCACGCAGCTCTCGCGTGAGGTCGGCTCCGACATCTATCAGCTCACGAAGTTCAAGCGCTCCAACCAGAACACCTGCATCAACCAGAAGCCGATCGTTCGCAAGGGCGACCGCGTGGTCAAGGGCCAGGTTATCGCCGACGGTCCTTGCACCGAGCAGGGCGAGCTCGGCCTCGGACGCAACGTGCTGGTAGCCTTCATGCCGTGGCGCGGTTACAACTTCGAGGACGCGATCCTCATCTCGGAGAAGCTGGTCCGCGAGGACTACTACACCTCGATCCACATCGAGGAGTTCGAGATCGAAGCTCGCGACACCAAGCTCGGGCCGGAAGAGATCACCCGCGATATTCCCAACGTCAGCGAGCACGCTCTGCGTGACCTCGACGAGTCGGGCATCATCCGCATCGGTGCGAAGATCAGCCACAACGACATCCTCGTCGGCAAGGTAACGCCCAAGGGCGAGACCCAGTTGACGCCGGAAGAGAAGCTGCTGCGCGCCATCTTCGGCGAAAAGGCCGGAGACGTTCGCGACGCCTCGCTCACATGCCCTCCGGGCATCGAGGGCACTGTCGTTGACGTTCGCATCTTCAGCCGCAAGGGCCAGGAGAAGGACGAGCGTGCCAAGCAGATCGAGCAGGAGCAGATCGAGAAGCTCGAGCGCAACCTCGCCGATGAGATTCGTATTCTCACCGACGAGCGCCTCAAGCGTCTCGAGGCAATTCTCGGCGCGAAGGAAGTTCTCGCCGACCTGCACGACGAGCGCACCAACAAAAAGCTGCTCAACAAGGGCGACATTCTCGACCGCGACACCATCGAGCTGATCAGCACTCGTAACCTCAAGCGCATCCGCTACGCCGACAAGGACCCCCGCGTCAACGAGCAGATCGACGAGATCGAAGAGATGACCTCGCGTCAGATCGACGTTCTCCGTAAGATCACCAACGAGAAGATCGGCAAGATGTCCAAGGGCGACGAGCTTTCGCCCGGCGTCATCAAGATGGTCAAGGTCTACATCGCCATGAAGCGCAAGCTGTCGGTCGGCGACAAGATGGCCGGACGCCACGGTAACAAGGGTGTTATCGCCCGCATTCTGCCGGAAGAGGACATGCCGTACCTCCCCGACGGAACCCCGGTCGAGATCGTCCTCAATCCTCTCGGCGTGCCTTCTCGTATGAACGTCGGTCAGATCCTCGAGACGCACCTCGGATGGGCAGCGCACGAGCTCGGCAAGCAGGTCGCCGAGATCGCCGCGACGCACACCGAAGCCAGCGAAGTCCGCGAGCTCTTCAAGGCACGCTTTGCCAACACCGCCGCTCTCAACCAGCTTCTTGACCTCGACGACGAGCAGACCCTGCGTGTCGCCGCCGGCATGAAGCGCGGCATCTGGTTCGGCACGGCAGTCTTCGACGGCGCACGCGAAGGCGAGATCAAGGCGCTCCTCAAGGCCGCTGGTCTGCCCAGCTCCGGCAAGTCGCTCTTGCACGACGGTATGACGGGCGACGAGTTCGAACAGCCCGCCACCGTTGGCTACATCTACATGCTGAAGCTGTCTCACCTTGTCGACGACAAGATCCACGCTCGCTCGATCGGACCGTACTCGCTCATCACCCAGCAGCCGCTCGGTGGTAAGGCACAGTTCGGTGGACAGCGCTTCGGAGAGATGGAAGTCTGGGCGCTCGAAGCCTACGGCGCAGCGTACATCCTGCAGGAACTGCTCACCGCGAAGTCCGACGACGTCTTCGGTCGTACCAAGATCTACGAAGCCATCGTCAAGGGCGAAGCAGCCATCGAGCCGGGTGTACCCGAGTCGTTCAACGTGCTCATCCGCGAGCTTCAGTCGCTCTGCCTCGATGTGGAACTCATCAAGCAGTCCGACCAGAAGAAGCTTCCGGTGCCTGAGATCGCAGCAGCCGACTAA
- the rpoC gene encoding DNA-directed RNA polymerase subunit beta': MFRSSPFELTGPIADFDAIKIQLASPEKIRSWSHGEVTKPETINYRTFKPERDGLFCARIFGPITDWECLCGKYKRMKHRGVICDKCGVEVTLSKVRRERLGHIELASPCSHVWFFKGLPSRIGHLLDISLRELEAVLYFESYVVVDPGDAPVKEREVIKDENKFRELDQQYRPSGFKAMMGAEAIKELLKRVEVTELAIELRERMKQETSLQKKLKYSKRLKIVEAFRKSDNLPQWMILDVIPVIPPELRPLVPLDGGRFATSDLNDLYRRVINRNNRLKKLMDLHAPEVIVRNEKRMLQEAVDALFDNGRRGRVLRGANNRPLKSLSDTLKGKQGRFRQNLLGKRVDYSGRSVIVVGPELKLHQCGLPKKMALELFKPFIYHRLEQTGHCTTIKQAKEMVELQDPIVWDILEEVIKDHPVLLNRAPTLHRLGIQAFEPVLVEGKAIKIHPLVCTAFNADFDGDQMAVHIPLSPEAQIEASVLMLASHNILSPASGQPITVPTQDLVLGIYYLTKAKLNAKGEGRVFANIEEVFMALEAKQVETLTPIRLRYTGPVLDMTTAYDDQDITHTEPVEFNKQYINTTVGRAILNDALPEGMPYVNGLLKKKGIGQLVNYCYLNLGLETTVKTLDKIKDLGFRYATRSGLSVGLDDMVIPASKYTVVGDAEKQVINVQQQYLDGAITNGERNNKVIQMWSTVTERVADDMFNNMKQADKDGAMNPIYIMADSGARGSKQQIRQLSGMRGLMAKPSGEIIETPITANFREGLTVLQYFISTHGARKGLADTALKTADSGYLTRRLVDVAQDVIISQHDCGTVEGIYVTPIIEAGETIEPLRDRIIGRVSLEKLKDYEGKTIVEINQEIDEELASAIQAAGIERVKIRSVLTCESKRGVCILCYGRNLGSGKMVEMGEAVGVIAAQSIGEPGTQLTMRTFHIGGTASRVSDASHIEAKNAGTVRFINLVTVRAKSGDLVAMNRNGSIAIIDDKGREKERYAIVYGAKLKVEDGAQVKLGDKLGEWDPYTFSLLTEIAGTVQFKDLQEGVTLNEEIDEVTGLSRLVVADSPDEKRQPTIIIKSPAGNKRYLMPSRAHLMVADGDELFPGDILAKIPRETTRTKDITGGLPRVVELFEARKPRDPAIISKIDGVVRFGEVSKGQRKVYVTADNGQEEEYSVPRGVYVNVQEGERLRAGDALIDGPRNPHDILEVLGERALQQYLVNEIQEVYRLQGVAISDKHIETIVRQMLRWVKIEDVGDTSFLVDQQTDRFRFNAENQRVLMEGGRPAIGRSLLLGITKASLSTDSFISAASFQETTRVLTEASINGSVDTLRGLKENVIVGRLIPAGTGMEYYRNVQLSPELEEAAAQVQAEVQEAHDAEERELEQMRMEGEQEEMAAE, translated from the coding sequence ATGTTCCGCTCCAGCCCCTTTGAACTGACCGGCCCCATCGCCGACTTCGACGCCATCAAGATCCAGCTCGCCAGCCCCGAGAAGATCCGCAGCTGGTCGCATGGCGAAGTCACGAAGCCCGAGACCATCAACTACCGTACCTTCAAGCCCGAGCGCGACGGCCTCTTCTGCGCCCGCATCTTCGGGCCCATCACCGACTGGGAGTGCCTCTGCGGCAAGTACAAGCGCATGAAGCACCGCGGCGTCATCTGCGACAAGTGCGGCGTCGAAGTTACGCTCTCGAAGGTCCGTCGCGAACGCCTCGGCCACATCGAGCTCGCCAGCCCCTGCTCGCACGTCTGGTTCTTCAAGGGCCTGCCGTCGCGTATCGGCCACCTGCTCGACATCTCGCTGCGTGAGCTCGAAGCCGTCCTCTACTTCGAGTCCTACGTCGTCGTCGATCCAGGCGACGCGCCCGTCAAGGAGCGCGAGGTCATCAAGGACGAGAACAAGTTCCGCGAGCTCGATCAGCAGTATCGCCCCTCCGGCTTCAAGGCCATGATGGGTGCCGAAGCCATCAAGGAACTTCTCAAGCGCGTCGAAGTCACCGAGCTTGCCATCGAGCTGCGCGAGCGCATGAAGCAGGAGACCTCGCTCCAGAAGAAGCTCAAGTACTCCAAGCGCCTCAAGATCGTCGAGGCCTTCCGCAAGTCCGACAACCTGCCGCAGTGGATGATTCTCGACGTGATCCCCGTTATCCCGCCCGAGCTTCGCCCGCTCGTGCCGCTCGACGGCGGACGCTTCGCCACGTCCGACCTCAACGATCTCTATCGCCGCGTCATCAACCGCAACAACCGCCTCAAGAAGCTGATGGATCTCCATGCACCCGAGGTCATCGTCCGCAACGAAAAGCGCATGTTGCAGGAGGCCGTCGACGCTCTGTTCGACAACGGTCGCCGTGGCCGCGTCCTGCGTGGCGCGAACAACCGTCCGCTGAAGTCGCTCTCCGACACCCTCAAGGGCAAGCAGGGCCGCTTCCGTCAGAACCTTCTCGGTAAGCGCGTCGACTACTCCGGCCGTTCGGTCATCGTCGTCGGCCCCGAGCTGAAGCTGCACCAGTGCGGTCTTCCCAAGAAGATGGCGCTCGAGCTCTTCAAGCCCTTCATCTATCACCGCCTCGAGCAGACCGGCCACTGCACCACCATCAAGCAGGCTAAAGAGATGGTTGAGCTGCAGGACCCCATCGTCTGGGACATCCTCGAAGAGGTCATCAAGGACCACCCCGTCCTGCTGAACCGCGCTCCGACCCTCCACCGCCTCGGTATCCAGGCGTTTGAGCCGGTGCTCGTCGAAGGCAAGGCGATCAAGATCCATCCGCTCGTCTGCACCGCCTTCAACGCGGACTTCGACGGCGACCAGATGGCTGTCCACATCCCGCTCTCGCCCGAGGCACAGATCGAAGCCAGCGTTCTCATGCTCGCTTCGCACAACATCCTCTCGCCCGCCAGCGGCCAGCCGATCACCGTGCCGACGCAGGACCTCGTGCTCGGTATCTACTACCTCACCAAGGCAAAGTTGAACGCCAAGGGTGAAGGCCGCGTCTTCGCCAACATCGAAGAGGTCTTCATGGCCCTCGAAGCGAAGCAGGTCGAGACGCTTACCCCCATCCGTCTTCGCTACACCGGCCCTGTCCTCGACATGACCACGGCGTACGACGATCAGGACATCACCCACACCGAGCCGGTCGAGTTCAACAAGCAGTACATCAACACGACCGTCGGCCGCGCCATCCTCAACGATGCGCTCCCCGAGGGCATGCCCTACGTCAACGGCCTGCTCAAGAAGAAGGGCATCGGCCAGCTCGTCAACTACTGCTACCTCAACCTCGGCCTCGAGACCACCGTCAAGACGCTCGACAAGATCAAGGACCTCGGCTTCCGTTACGCCACCCGGTCCGGCCTCTCCGTTGGCCTCGACGACATGGTCATCCCCGCGTCCAAGTACACGGTCGTCGGCGATGCCGAAAAGCAGGTCATCAACGTTCAGCAGCAGTACCTCGACGGTGCCATCACCAACGGTGAGCGTAACAACAAGGTCATCCAGATGTGGTCGACTGTCACCGAGCGCGTCGCCGACGACATGTTCAACAACATGAAGCAGGCCGACAAGGACGGCGCCATGAACCCGATCTACATCATGGCCGACTCCGGTGCTCGTGGTTCCAAACAGCAGATTCGTCAACTCTCCGGTATGCGTGGTTTGATGGCCAAGCCCTCGGGCGAAATCATCGAAACCCCCATCACGGCGAACTTCCGCGAAGGCCTCACCGTTCTCCAGTACTTCATCTCGACCCACGGAGCACGTAAGGGCCTTGCCGATACCGCGCTCAAGACCGCGGACTCGGGTTACCTCACCCGCCGTCTCGTCGACGTTGCGCAGGATGTCATCATCTCGCAGCACGACTGCGGCACGGTCGAAGGCATCTACGTCACACCGATCATCGAAGCCGGTGAGACCATCGAGCCTCTGCGCGACCGCATCATCGGTCGCGTCTCGCTCGAGAAGCTCAAGGACTACGAAGGCAAGACCATCGTTGAAATCAACCAGGAGATCGACGAAGAGCTGGCCAGCGCAATCCAGGCAGCCGGCATCGAGCGCGTCAAGATCCGCTCCGTGCTCACCTGCGAGTCCAAGCGCGGCGTCTGCATCCTCTGCTACGGCCGTAACCTCGGCTCCGGCAAGATGGTGGAGATGGGCGAAGCCGTCGGCGTCATCGCGGCGCAGTCCATCGGCGAGCCCGGCACGCAGCTCACCATGCGTACCTTCCACATCGGCGGAACCGCATCGCGCGTCTCCGACGCCTCGCACATCGAGGCCAAGAACGCCGGTACCGTGCGCTTCATCAACCTGGTCACGGTCCGCGCCAAGTCGGGCGACCTGGTCGCGATGAACCGTAACGGCTCCATCGCCATCATCGACGACAAGGGCCGCGAGAAAGAGCGTTACGCCATCGTCTACGGCGCCAAGCTCAAGGTCGAAGACGGTGCGCAGGTCAAGCTCGGCGACAAGCTCGGCGAGTGGGATCCGTACACCTTCTCGCTCCTCACCGAGATCGCCGGAACCGTGCAGTTCAAGGACCTCCAGGAAGGCGTCACCCTCAACGAAGAGATCGACGAAGTCACCGGCCTCAGCCGTCTCGTCGTCGCCGACTCTCCCGACGAGAAGCGCCAGCCGACCATCATCATCAAGAGCCCCGCTGGCAACAAGCGTTACCTCATGCCCTCGCGCGCTCACCTTATGGTGGCCGACGGCGACGAGCTCTTCCCCGGCGACATCCTTGCCAAGATCCCGCGCGAAACCACGCGTACCAAGGACATTACCGGCGGTCTGCCCCGCGTCGTCGAGCTCTTCGAGGCCCGCAAGCCCCGCGACCCGGCAATCATCAGCAAGATCGATGGTGTCGTTCGCTTCGGCGAAGTCTCCAAGGGACAGCGCAAGGTCTACGTCACTGCCGACAACGGTCAGGAAGAGGAGTACAGCGTTCCTCGCGGTGTCTACGTCAACGTGCAGGAAGGCGAACGCCTCCGTGCCGGTGACGCGCTCATCGACGGTCCCCGCAACCCGCACGACATTCTGGAAGTCCTCGGCGAGCGTGCACTGCAGCAGTACCTCGTCAACGAAATCCAGGAAGTCTATCGCCTGCAGGGTGTGGCCATCTCCGACAAGCACATCGAAACCATCGTTCGTCAGATGCTTCGCTGGGTCAAGATCGAAGATGTGGGTGACACCAGCTTCCTCGTCGATCAGCAGACGGACCGCTTCCGCTTCAACGCCGAAAACCAGCGCGTCCTCATGGAAGGTGGCCGTCCCGCCATCGGCCGCTCGCTTCTGCTCGGCATCACCAAGGCGTCGCTCTCGACCGACAGCTTCATCTCGGCGGCCAGCTTCCAGGAGACCACCCGCGTACTCACCGAGGCTTCGATCAACGGCTCGGTAGACACGCTGCGCGGCCTCAAGGAAAACGTCATCGTCGGTCGCCTCATCCCCGCCGGAACCGGCATGGAGTACTACCGCAACGTCCAGCTCTCACCCGAGCTCGAAGAAGCGGCAGCCCAGGTTCAGGCCGAGGTGCAGGAAGCCCACGACGCCGAAGAGCGCGAACTCGAACAGATGCGCATGGAAGGCGAACAAGAAGAGATGGCCGCCGAGTAA
- a CDS encoding TIGR02391 family protein, whose product MGLARSVLALPAPRMLVLPSSTSDDSGSNNVFAITVTEPEIEAVSRDLFASGHYSLSVQEAYKAVDKFIGEKCKQSLTGTSLMDRAFSPNSPLLAWTDRVSKSEQDEQMGYQRLYSGAMLGIRNPVTHEFNWIDDQEVALELLVFAQHLLRKAKASRIEADYLAASKP is encoded by the coding sequence GTGGGACTGGCCAGATCAGTTCTGGCGTTACCTGCGCCGAGAATGTTGGTACTTCCGTCTTCAACAAGTGACGATTCTGGATCGAATAATGTGTTTGCAATTACGGTCACCGAGCCTGAAATAGAAGCTGTATCTCGCGACCTATTTGCTTCAGGTCACTATTCTTTATCAGTACAGGAAGCGTACAAAGCTGTAGATAAGTTTATTGGTGAAAAGTGCAAACAATCCTTGACTGGCACATCACTAATGGATCGTGCGTTCAGTCCAAATTCTCCACTTCTTGCATGGACAGACCGGGTGAGCAAGTCGGAGCAGGATGAGCAAATGGGTTATCAACGACTGTATTCTGGCGCGATGCTCGGCATTCGTAATCCAGTCACTCATGAATTCAATTGGATCGACGACCAAGAAGTAGCATTAGAACTTTTAGTCTTCGCTCAACATTTGCTTAGAAAGGCGAAAGCTTCTCGTATTGAGGCGGATTATCTGGCAGCTTCTAAGCCTTAG
- a CDS encoding DUF5343 domain-containing protein translates to MAEKVRFPQIPGTVWWGVRAILNKTPNATVNERFLSVQLGVQEVAAKQYISELQSAGILNEDNKATPLANKWRLDSSYNAAIGELMDAVYPEGLRHVAPYGEGDRQKAVNWFQQEGLGEGSARNRAATYFLLGTSNPNEAPPSRGSATRNSSEESSATDSRKRITKLVPKTKANQLPSTTELSRTSSRGKGMPDTIPLNVNVQIHISADASTEQIESIFSAMRRYLYDKPNS, encoded by the coding sequence ATGGCTGAGAAAGTTCGATTTCCTCAAATACCTGGCACTGTTTGGTGGGGGGTTCGTGCCATTCTTAATAAGACGCCGAATGCAACCGTAAATGAGCGATTTTTGAGTGTTCAGCTTGGAGTCCAGGAGGTTGCTGCGAAGCAATATATATCTGAACTCCAATCCGCCGGTATTCTAAACGAGGACAATAAAGCCACTCCCCTTGCAAATAAATGGAGACTCGACAGCTCTTATAACGCGGCTATAGGTGAATTGATGGATGCTGTGTACCCTGAGGGGCTTCGTCATGTGGCACCTTATGGCGAAGGTGATCGTCAGAAAGCCGTAAATTGGTTTCAACAGGAAGGGCTCGGAGAAGGTTCAGCAAGAAACAGAGCGGCTACATATTTTCTGTTAGGAACAAGTAATCCGAATGAAGCGCCGCCCTCTCGCGGATCAGCAACGCGTAATTCAAGCGAGGAATCTTCCGCAACCGACTCTAGGAAACGCATCACCAAACTCGTCCCAAAAACGAAGGCCAATCAGTTGCCATCCACAACCGAATTGTCGAGAACATCGAGTCGCGGAAAGGGCATGCCAGACACGATTCCGTTAAACGTGAATGTGCAAATACACATTAGCGCTGATGCAAGTACAGAACAGATTGAGTCGATTTTTTCTGCGATGAGGCGTTACCTGTATGACAAGCCGAATAGTTGA
- a CDS encoding VOC family protein, with protein sequence MSEASIHAGTRIGHVHLKVADLERSLKFYCGVLGFELTQRFGNSAAFISAGGYHHHIGLNTWESAGGAAPAPGTTGLYHLAIVYPTQAALADALQRLMKAGVPLDGAADHGVSEALYLRDPDGNGVELYWDRPREEWPRSADGELAMFTRPLDLKALLASADEMGH encoded by the coding sequence ATGAGCGAAGCCAGTATTCATGCAGGAACGCGGATTGGGCATGTCCATCTGAAAGTGGCCGATCTGGAACGGTCGCTGAAGTTTTATTGCGGTGTGCTTGGGTTTGAGCTGACGCAGCGATTCGGCAACTCTGCCGCGTTTATCTCTGCAGGCGGATATCACCATCACATCGGACTGAATACATGGGAGAGCGCAGGCGGGGCTGCTCCGGCACCGGGTACAACGGGGCTTTATCATCTGGCAATTGTGTATCCGACGCAGGCTGCGCTGGCGGATGCTTTGCAGCGGCTGATGAAGGCTGGCGTCCCTCTCGATGGCGCAGCGGACCATGGTGTGAGCGAGGCGCTGTATCTGCGCGATCCGGATGGGAATGGGGTGGAGTTGTATTGGGATCGTCCGCGTGAAGAGTGGCCGAGAAGTGCAGATGGCGAACTGGCGATGTTTACACGACCGCTGGATTTGAAGGCGTTGTTGGCGTCTGCTGATGAAATGGGACACTGA
- a CDS encoding CGNR zinc finger domain-containing protein produces the protein MPKNIEPKGKEFLMLADHPALDFLNTEARINGELVDFLESDDAVLRWLARAGWPARKITVKYERNELLELARALRLSIRNSVASRKEGNSNCDVMNIFLSSAHSHLKLLSESDGSLRLERQWNPASLMEVLGPLSESAAELLVNGDMEKVKHCEGTDCVLWFYDGTRAHSRRWCSMATCGTRNKVAAFRQRE, from the coding sequence ATGCCAAAGAATATTGAACCCAAGGGGAAAGAATTTCTCATGCTGGCCGATCACCCGGCGCTGGATTTTCTCAATACGGAGGCTCGTATCAATGGCGAGCTCGTTGATTTTCTTGAGAGCGACGATGCTGTTCTGCGCTGGCTCGCCCGCGCAGGCTGGCCTGCGAGAAAGATTACCGTGAAGTATGAGCGGAATGAGCTATTAGAGCTTGCACGTGCTCTGCGCTTGTCCATTCGCAACTCAGTAGCGAGTCGCAAAGAAGGAAACTCTAACTGCGACGTCATGAATATCTTTCTCTCCAGTGCTCACAGTCATCTGAAGCTGCTCTCCGAGAGCGATGGGAGTCTTCGTCTCGAACGGCAATGGAATCCAGCGAGCCTTATGGAGGTATTAGGACCGCTGTCGGAGTCTGCCGCCGAGCTGCTGGTAAACGGAGATATGGAGAAGGTTAAACACTGCGAGGGTACCGACTGCGTTCTCTGGTTCTACGACGGCACTCGCGCTCACAGTCGCCGATGGTGCAGCATGGCTACGTGCGGCACGCGCAATAAGGTAGCTGCGTTTCGTCAGCGCGAATAG